The following are from one region of the Muntiacus reevesi chromosome 3, mMunRee1.1, whole genome shotgun sequence genome:
- the IL37 gene encoding interleukin-37 isoform X1, protein MSVLEEHPGMKMDCEDWERDEPQCSSEDPVRDALEPGPSLTSVSSAHAGPRVKAKGPEEFTIHDRDHKVLVLDSETLRAVPDKTYILPETFFVLASRVKSACENKGSPILLAVSEGELCLCCDTKKGQIQPSLQLKKMKLSNLAAQKKPTCLPFIFYRNKVGSWNTLESAAHPGWFVCTSHHPGEPVGMTKCLGRRKHTEFSFQHLCKAEMSPSEVSE, encoded by the exons ATGTCCGTTTTGGAGGAGCACCCAGGTATGAAAATGGACTGTGaagactgggaaagagatgaaCCTCAGTGCTCCTCAGAAG ACCCAGTCAGAGATGCCTTGGAGCCAGGCCCCAGCCTCACCTCCGTGAGTTCTGCCCATGCAG GTCCAAGAGTGAAAGCCAAGGGCCCAGAAGAATTCACCATCCATGACAGGGATCACAAAGTTTTGGTCCTGGACTCTGAGACCCTCAGAGCTGTTCCGGATAAGACCTACATACTCCCAG AAACCTTCTTTGTATTAGCCTCCCGTGTGAAGTCAGCTTGTGAGAACAAAGGAAGCCCCATTCTCCTGGCTGTCTCAGAAGGCGAGCTCTGTCTCTGTTGTGACACGAAGAAAGGGCAAATCCAGCCATCCCTGCAGCTGAAG AAGATGAAACTTTCCAACCTGGCTGCCCAGAAGAAACCGACATGTCTGCCCTTCATCTTTTATCGGAATAAAGTGGGCTCTTGGAATACCTTAGAGTCGGCTGCCCACCCTGGATGGTTTGTCTGCACCTCCCACCATCCTGGGGAACCAGTTGGAATGACAAAATGTCTCGGAAGAAGGAAACACACGGAGTTTTCATTTCAGCACCTCTGCAAAGCTGAAATGAGCCCCAGTGAAGTCAGCGAATAA
- the IL37 gene encoding interleukin-37 isoform X2, translating into MSVLEEHPGMKMDCEDWERDEPQCSSEDPVRDALEPGPSLTSVSSAHAGPRVKAKGPEEFTIHDRDHKVLVLDSETLRAVPDKTYILPETFFVLASRVKSACENKGSPILLAVSEGELCLCCDTKKGQIQPSLQLKMKLSNLAAQKKPTCLPFIFYRNKVGSWNTLESAAHPGWFVCTSHHPGEPVGMTKCLGRRKHTEFSFQHLCKAEMSPSEVSE; encoded by the exons ATGTCCGTTTTGGAGGAGCACCCAGGTATGAAAATGGACTGTGaagactgggaaagagatgaaCCTCAGTGCTCCTCAGAAG ACCCAGTCAGAGATGCCTTGGAGCCAGGCCCCAGCCTCACCTCCGTGAGTTCTGCCCATGCAG GTCCAAGAGTGAAAGCCAAGGGCCCAGAAGAATTCACCATCCATGACAGGGATCACAAAGTTTTGGTCCTGGACTCTGAGACCCTCAGAGCTGTTCCGGATAAGACCTACATACTCCCAG AAACCTTCTTTGTATTAGCCTCCCGTGTGAAGTCAGCTTGTGAGAACAAAGGAAGCCCCATTCTCCTGGCTGTCTCAGAAGGCGAGCTCTGTCTCTGTTGTGACACGAAGAAAGGGCAAATCCAGCCATCCCTGCAGCTGAAG ATGAAACTTTCCAACCTGGCTGCCCAGAAGAAACCGACATGTCTGCCCTTCATCTTTTATCGGAATAAAGTGGGCTCTTGGAATACCTTAGAGTCGGCTGCCCACCCTGGATGGTTTGTCTGCACCTCCCACCATCCTGGGGAACCAGTTGGAATGACAAAATGTCTCGGAAGAAGGAAACACACGGAGTTTTCATTTCAGCACCTCTGCAAAGCTGAAATGAGCCCCAGTGAAGTCAGCGAATAA